In Gimesia panareensis, the genomic window CCCGCCGGGCTCTCCCCCCGATTATACCATCTTAACCCCCGCATTTGAAAAGCTTTGCGACGTTATTGCCCGCCTGAGGTCGCCGGAAGGGTGTCCCTGGGACCGGGCCCAGACACTGGAAACGATTAAACCGTACACGCTGGAAGAGACCTATGAACTGCTGGAGGCCATCGATTCGGGCAACGATCAGCATATCATCGAAGAGCTGGGCGACCTGTTGCTGCAGATCGTGCTCGACTCCCAGATCGCGGCCGATGAAGGACGATTTGACCTGACCCATGTCGTCGAACGTCTGACGCGCAAAATGATCGAACGCCACCCGCATGTGTTTGGTGATGTGAATGCCGAGACGCCAGACGAAGTCCGCCGGAACTGGGATCAGATCAAGGACCAGGAAAAGCAGCGACGCTCCATCTTCGACGGCTTACCGGAGGCGCTGCCTGCCCTGGCCCGTGCAGCCCGGGTCGCGGAAAAAGCGGCGAAGGTCGGCTACGACTTTCCCCACCGGGACATGCTGTTCGATAAACTGCGGGAAGAAATCCAGGAGCTGGCAGACGAACTGTTTCACGATGGCCAGCTGCCCGAAACCCAGGCAACAGTCGAAGCGGAAGTGGTCGCCGATGAAGCACTGACTGACACGGAGTTGCACGCGCGAGTGGAAGGCGAGTTGGGAGACATTCTGTTTGTGGTCGCAAACATCGCCCGCCGCTGGAAGATCAATCCGGAAGAAGCACTGCGGAAGAGCAACCGCAAGTTTCAGCAACGGGTCCAGAAAATTGAACAGGCGCTGGAAGCAGAAGGCCGTTCCATCCAGGAAGCGTCATTGCAGGAAATGGAAGCGATTTACCAGGCGGTCAAGCAGCAGGAACGCGAGCAGCACTGAATCCGTTTAGAACGGCAGATCCACGCCAAGCCCTTCTTCGAGGGCGAATTCATAAACCTGGACTCCCATCGCCACGTCTTCAGCAGCAATCCCCACTGATTTGAACAGGGTCACCTGATCATCGGTCGCACGTCCGGTTTCTCGTTCGGCGATGATGTCCGACAGGTTGTGCATCAACCGCCAGTCGGTAATCCCTTCCTCAACCGGTTGCATAAAATCACCCGCTTCGATTTTGCACTGCTCAATATCATCACAGACAATCACATCGGCCCGCTTGATCGTGGTCCGATCGATTTCGCGGCGACTGCGATGATTGGAGCCGATCACATTCAGGTGCGTCCCTTCATCCAGGACGCGACCATCAAACAGAGGTGCTTTGCTGGTGGTCGCACAGATGACGATGTCTTTTTCGGCAGCGGTTTCGTCGGGGGAGTGGCAGGCACTGACTTCGACATCACACAGCTCCGTCATCTCTTCGGCAAAACGGCTGCAGTTTTCGAAATTGCGTGAATAAACCTGCACGAATTCGATCTTGCGGGTCATACAGACCGCCTGCAGCTGTGTGCGGGCCTGCAGTCCGGAACCGAACATGCCCACTACTTTGGAATCGGGGCGGGCCATGTATTCGGTGGCGACCGCACTGGCAGCCCCAGTGCGCAGCTGGCCGAGGAAGTCCCCTTCGATCAGGGCTTTCATTTCGCCTGATTCCTGATCGTAGATCGCAACGTGAAAGCGTGCCCCTTGTTTCGTGGTGGTATATGCTTTCCAGCCGACGTAGTGCAGGTACTCATTCGCAGCCGACATCGTATGCAGCATGATGCCGGGCGCTCTCACCCGCTGACGCGGTGCATTCATCACGCGGCCGGTCGCGAGTTCCTTGAAGACCTTGTGGGTGATGAGAATGGATTTCTCCATATCCATCAGGGAACGAACGTCATCTTCAGTAAGATAGAGAGCCGCCATCTACGGTGACCTTTCCATGGATGTCTCGGATATCAGCAGAACCAGAGCGGCTGACGGGAGTTATGCCAACGACCGGGCAGCCAGTTACACGCTAACGAGAAACGCGCTGATATACAATACCAGTATCGACCTGATAGTAGCCTACCGCTTCGGCGACATGCCAGGCGACGGTGTTGGTTTCGTCTACGTGCAGTTCCAGTTTCGTGATCAGTTCTTCCTGCAGTCGACGTCCGATCTCAAGCAGCAGCGACTGTCCGTAGCCTTTGCCTCGTTCATCTTCTTTCACGTAAACGTCCGTCAGACCGATCACGCGCTCTTCCCATTTGGGAATGTACAGATCCAGCCCCACCACCGTTGCTGAAGCGATGGCATCATAGCCCGATTTGGGTACGAGTTCGAAATGCAGGGTTTCCAGCCGCCCCATCCGGGTTAGCCACCACCAGTTGGGTGCCTGGTAATCATCAGAGATGATCAGCTGCATTTTCCGCCGCAGGTTGACGAGATGGAACTTGATGGGAGGTTTCTGCCCGAGCAGGTCACGCTGATAGATGCGTGTCGAGCCGATGGCATCATAGCCCAGACCCTCAAAAAAGGGGGCCGCCAGCGGATCGGAAAGCAGAAAACCAGAAGGTCGAGTACCCCCATACAGGCCCACCAGATAGGGAGACAGAAGTCCGGAAGGGCCGGCAGTGATCTGCGTCGCACCTTTTTCCTGGAGATACGCTTCTGCCCGGGCGACCAGTTCGCGACCAATGCCCCGGCGCCGGAAGTCAGGCTGCACGATGACCGCACAGATGACGCCCTGGGAATGATCGAGGGCCGAGAGTTCCGCATTGGGGCCGAAACCTGCCAGGATAAAGCCCACGACGTTGCCGTCTTCCACCGCGACGATCAG contains:
- a CDS encoding GNAT family N-acetyltransferase, translated to MTEFRAFHNTDPPQLLKLWHSAGLGRGAAECLSNDAFEVLIFSQPYFDPEGLIVAVEDGNVVGFILAGFGPNAELSALDHSQGVICAVIVQPDFRRRGIGRELVARAEAYLQEKGATQITAGPSGLLSPYLVGLYGGTRPSGFLLSDPLAAPFFEGLGYDAIGSTRIYQRDLLGQKPPIKFHLVNLRRKMQLIISDDYQAPNWWWLTRMGRLETLHFELVPKSGYDAIASATVVGLDLYIPKWEERVIGLTDVYVKEDERGKGYGQSLLLEIGRRLQEELITKLELHVDETNTVAWHVAEAVGYYQVDTGIVYQRVSR
- a CDS encoding ornithine cyclodeaminase family protein, yielding MAALYLTEDDVRSLMDMEKSILITHKVFKELATGRVMNAPRQRVRAPGIMLHTMSAANEYLHYVGWKAYTTTKQGARFHVAIYDQESGEMKALIEGDFLGQLRTGAASAVATEYMARPDSKVVGMFGSGLQARTQLQAVCMTRKIEFVQVYSRNFENCSRFAEEMTELCDVEVSACHSPDETAAEKDIVICATTSKAPLFDGRVLDEGTHLNVIGSNHRSRREIDRTTIKRADVIVCDDIEQCKIEAGDFMQPVEEGITDWRLMHNLSDIIAERETGRATDDQVTLFKSVGIAAEDVAMGVQVYEFALEEGLGVDLPF
- the mazG gene encoding nucleoside triphosphate pyrophosphohydrolase, yielding MTDSVPPSQSDDTPASQSDDTPGSACPPPGSPPDYTILTPAFEKLCDVIARLRSPEGCPWDRAQTLETIKPYTLEETYELLEAIDSGNDQHIIEELGDLLLQIVLDSQIAADEGRFDLTHVVERLTRKMIERHPHVFGDVNAETPDEVRRNWDQIKDQEKQRRSIFDGLPEALPALARAARVAEKAAKVGYDFPHRDMLFDKLREEIQELADELFHDGQLPETQATVEAEVVADEALTDTELHARVEGELGDILFVVANIARRWKINPEEALRKSNRKFQQRVQKIEQALEAEGRSIQEASLQEMEAIYQAVKQQEREQH